The genomic interval CGGTAAGTAATATCCCAGCTGAACAACTGATCGGGCCCGTCGGCACATACTGCGCGAGGCTTGCTGCGGGCGCGGGCTGGTCGTTCACTGCGCCGATGAGCAAGCTGATTCTCTTCACGCAGCACCCGGTAGAACGTCGATTCTGAGGCGATGTAGCGGCCCTGGTCGGCCAGGCGAGGGACGATCTGGCTCGGTGGCAAATGACCAAATTCGACAGAGTTGGCCACCGCCAGCAGTTCAGCGCGCTCCTCGGTCGACAGCTTATGGACAGCAGCATGATGGCGTAAGGTGCGCCCATCCACTGCTTCAGGACCGCCGCCTTGCCAGCGCTGCACGGTGCGCGCGCTTAGTCCGAGCACGGCACATGCGCGTGCCTGACGAGCCCCGGCTGTCGTCGCCTCACCGATCAGCTCCCGCAATGTCGCGCGCTCTTCGGGGGAGCTCATTCGTCCTCGTCCCCGAACAGCGCCTGATACTTTTTTGAAAGTACCAGCAACGCGGCCGCCTCCGCTAACGCCTTTTCCTTGCGTTTCAGTTCGCGCTGCAATTGCGCATTGGCCTGTTTCAGCTCGCGCAGCTCTGGAGCGTTTGCACGTGCGCTGCTCGCGGTGCCGGCCGAGCAGAACTGGGCGCGCCACTGGACCAGGTGATGGGCAAACAGACCCCGTTCACGGCACCACGCGTTCAGTGCCTCGTCGCTCAGCCCATGGCTCTGCTGCAAGGCCAGCAGGCGCTCTTCCAAAGACCAGTCTTCCGGGCGCCGTGCATCGACTGGCCCCGGGTTGCGGTTTGCGGCGTTAGACACGCGGATCCACTTCCTCAAGGTTAATACGTTCATGTTCAGTTCCGAGGCAACCGTTCCTACGGACCGGTTGCCTCGTTGCAGGACCTTTGCCAGCGCCTGCTCCCTGAATTCGACAGAATACGTCTGTTTCGCATTCAACCTGCACCTCTGAGTTCTTCAAATTAAGAAAATTCAGAGGGTCGAGTGGCCCGAGGGAACTGCCCCCTCAGGCTCTCACAGATCCGTACGTGAATCTCTCGATTCATACGGCTCCTCTTGTCCGCCGTTCTGCGAAACAGAAATCCCAGTGCGCGAACAACTGTGGAAGACTTTCCCGACATCGCTTGAGCCACGCCCAAGATCGTCGTTTATGTCCTCTCAGTCGCTTGTACTTGTTTCGCGCCCACCCTCCAAGCCGCAAGTCTATTCTGACCAGGAACCGTTTTAGCGGCTCCGGATAAAAGGCACCGTAGTAATTCACCCATCCCCGTACCATTGGGTTTATGCGCCGCGCCAACTCGCGCAGTGTCAATGAGGTACTCCGATTAAGACTCATGCTTCGGATGGCCTGAGACATACGCTTCAGCGCCTTTTGACTCACCGCGGGTCCGAAACCTGTGAACAACTGCCCCGCTCGGTCTTGCACTGTCCGAGCGTGAAAGCTGAAACCAAGGAAGTCGAACTTAGTGTGGGTATGTTCCTCTCGACGTCGTCCATCTCTGCAGTAAACCAAGCGCGTCTTTTCCGGGTGTAGCGAAAGCCCACAAGCGGTAAGCCGCGCCCGCAAGGCAGACAAAAACTTTTCCGCCTGCTGCTTCGTCCTGCAATGACAGACAACATCGTCGGCATACCGTTCAAACGGCACCTCCGGATGCTCAGTCTGAACCCATCGATCAAACGCGTAGTGAAGAAAGAGGTTAGCCAATAGCGGACTGATCACTCCACCTTGCGGAGTGCCTCGATCCCGGGCAACCAGCTCCCCGGTTTGCTTCTGTACCGGACTCTCTAGCCAGCGTCTGATATAGAGTCGTGCCCATGGCTCCGAAACGTGCTTTTCTACCGCACGCCTGAGAAGCCCGTGGTCGATGGTGTCAAAGAAGGATTTCAGGTCAATGTCGACTACCCAGTCGTAGCGCCAGCAGTTCCTTCTCGCTTGCGCAACAGCTTGCTTCGCCGATTTGTTAGGCCGATAACCGAACGATGATGAATGGAATATCGCATCGATTCCCGGTTCAACCAGTAACTTGACCGCCATCTGAGCCACTCGGTCAGTGAT from Paraburkholderia phytofirmans OLGA172 carries:
- a CDS encoding helix-turn-helix domain-containing protein, which gives rise to MSSPEERATLRELIGEATTAGARQARACAVLGLSARTVQRWQGGGPEAVDGRTLRHHAAVHKLSTEERAELLAVANSVEFGHLPPSQIVPRLADQGRYIASESTFYRVLREENQLAHRRSERPARARSKPRAVCADGPDQLFSWDITYRTPSQHSPPARG
- the ltrA gene encoding group II intron reverse transcriptase/maturase, with amino-acid sequence MTLSGGDHGTTATRDDSGVDAKSFEIPKRLIWEAWKRVAANQGGPGVDRESIETFRNRLARNLYALWNRMSSGSYFPQPVKEVLIPKGDGFRPLGVPTITDRVAQMAVKLLVEPGIDAIFHSSSFGYRPNKSAKQAVAQARRNCWRYDWVVDIDLKSFFDTIDHGLLRRAVEKHVSEPWARLYIRRWLESPVQKQTGELVARDRGTPQGGVISPLLANLFLHYAFDRWVQTEHPEVPFERYADDVVCHCRTKQQAEKFLSALRARLTACGLSLHPEKTRLVYCRDGRRREEHTHTKFDFLGFSFHARTVQDRAGQLFTGFGPAVSQKALKRMSQAIRSMSLNRSTSLTLRELARRINPMVRGWVNYYGAFYPEPLKRFLVRIDLRLGGWARNKYKRLRGHKRRSWAWLKRCRESLPQLFAHWDFCFAERRTRGAV